The Coregonus clupeaformis isolate EN_2021a chromosome 8, ASM2061545v1, whole genome shotgun sequence genome has a segment encoding these proteins:
- the LOC121572922 gene encoding uncharacterized protein LOC121572922 has translation MGSRREEIIRQKFKQEDFAKPGLPRPEDLLTSQAENTMMHLTGQNHLLASKNMCDSKTPGLHLSATQAGEEEEVLVMVGRLMPGSAMLPTPGQEGPATQRDSLLLVGCRSPLPGLSPEREGENMPLRWPLKLAPLELPMEVQEAQRQKMKGIGLEAKAAAHKLDTTVGDQPCPRKVKACGVRGEGPGLVKGTAECVSTSAPHPLPLTETASRVQRQQKVLRAQLARANPIQRQTGDRLSEDSGTTVKGPPPAPSSKPATPSASLPSSAKAQAQQAIAPHGEESACQATGTFQQETGRRRLRLKRAERLEEDQSKSNMSTGGLPGEEAKLAQGVQQGKAQRAETEKDLTKS, from the exons ATGGGCTCTCGCAGGGAAGAAATTATTCGGCAAAAATTCAAGCAAGAGGATTTTGCCAAACCT GGCTTGCCCCGACCAGAAGACCTGCTGACCTCTCAGGCTGAAAATACCATGATGCATCTCACCGGCCAGAACCACCTGCTGGCATCTAAAAATATGTGCGATTCCAAAACACCTGGCCTCCATCTGTCAGCCAcacaggcaggggaagaggaggaggtgttggTGATGGTGGGTCGGCTTATGCCAGGGTCCGCCATGCTGCCCACGCCAGGCCAGGAGGGCCCTGCCACCCAGAGGGACTCCTTGCTCCTGGTCGG GTGCAGGTCTCCCCTGCCTGGCTTGTccccagagagggagggggagaacatGCCCCTGCGGTGGCCTCTGAAGCTGGCCCCTCTGGAGCTGCCCATGGAGGTACAGGAGGCCCAGAGACAGAAGATGAAGGGAATTGGGCTGGAGGCCAAGGCTGCTGCCCATAAGCTGGACACTACGGTGGGCGACCAACCCTGCCCCAGGAAGGTGAAGGCCTGtggtgtgagaggagagggaccaggacTGGTTAAGGGTACGGCAGAGTGTGTCTCCACCTCAGCCCCACATCCCCTGCCTCTGACTGAAACAGCATCCAGAGTCCAGCGACAGCAGAAGGTTCTGAGAGCGCAGCTTGCCCGTGCCAATCCAAtccagagacagacaggagacaggctCTCAGAAGATTCTGGTACTACCGTTAAAGGCCCTCCTCCTGCCCCTAGCAGCAAACCAGCcactccctctgcctctctcccctccagcgCCAAAGCTCAGGCTCAGCAGGCGATAGCACCACATGGCGAGGAGAGCGCATGCCAAGCGACCGGCACATTCCAGCAGGAGACAGGCAGAAGGAGGCTGCGTCTGAAGAGGGCAGAGCGCCTCGAAGAGGATCAGAGCAAATCTAACATGTCAACAGGAGGATTACCTGGGGAAGAGGCCAAGCTGGCCCAAGGTGTCCAGCAGGGAAAAGCTCAGAgggcagagacagagaaggaTCTGACAAAATCCTGA